A region of Ignavibacteriota bacterium DNA encodes the following proteins:
- a CDS encoding class I SAM-dependent methyltransferase, whose translation MNNRANNILRCPECYSHDLVRLESSFQCTNCKSEFIDFKNVTTLIAKRHQKSSYDLDIPINWKKDYLKLEAPWDDYFKSLIPKGQGLLLDYACGGGKKSFIESLGYDYIGLDYFLNSGVDILAHGMNIPIQDNSIDLVTSQSVMEHIPNPWDGFREISRILKPGGLYVGATAFLQPYHANSYFHMSHLGVRYIAENTGFEIVEILPSKMNGIESITNTMYNIKYLKKIVSSILNIPFYTGKYLRKLIAGILIAKSKDDNFKKNMKDFMQEEDIRYSAVIYYILKKI comes from the coding sequence ATGAATAATCGAGCGAATAATATATTAAGATGTCCTGAATGCTATTCACATGATTTAGTTAGATTAGAAAGTTCCTTTCAATGCACTAATTGTAAATCTGAGTTCATTGATTTTAAGAATGTCACGACATTAATTGCAAAAAGACATCAGAAAAGTAGTTATGACCTTGATATACCGATTAACTGGAAAAAGGATTATTTGAAGTTAGAAGCACCATGGGACGATTATTTTAAATCTTTGATTCCAAAAGGGCAAGGTTTATTATTAGATTATGCATGTGGTGGTGGCAAGAAATCATTTATAGAATCACTTGGATATGATTACATTGGATTAGATTATTTCCTGAATTCAGGTGTTGATATTCTAGCACATGGCATGAACATTCCAATTCAAGACAATTCAATTGATTTAGTTACAAGCCAATCTGTAATGGAACATATACCGAACCCTTGGGATGGATTTAGAGAAATATCAAGAATATTAAAGCCGGGTGGATTATATGTTGGTGCAACAGCGTTTTTACAACCTTATCATGCAAATTCGTATTTTCACATGTCTCATTTAGGTGTAAGGTATATTGCAGAAAATACCGGTTTTGAGATAGTTGAGATATTGCCATCAAAAATGAATGGAATTGAATCAATAACTAATACAATGTATAATATCAAATATTTAAAAAAGATTGTATCAAGCATTCTAAATATACCATTTTATACAGGTAAATACTTGCGTAAATTGATAGCTGGAATTTTAATTGCAAAATCGAAAGATGACAATTTTAAGAAAAACATGAAAGATTTTATGCAAGAAGAGGACATAAGATATTCAGCTGTTATTTATTATATATTGAAGAAAATATAA
- the rffA gene encoding dTDP-4-amino-4,6-dideoxygalactose transaminase, which translates to MIPFNKPFLTGKEAHYIYDAVYSGKISGNGKYTQKCHKFFEERYDFKKVLLTTSCTDALEMAALLLDIQPGDEVIVPSYTFVSTALAFVRQGAKIVFADSRAYHPGIDEDKIEELITPRTKVIVPVHYAGIACDMDKIMALADKYNIFVVEDAAQAIDSYYKGRPLGGIGHLSAFSFHETKNIISGEGGMLVINDNRFVKRAEILWEKGTNRAEFFRGEVNKYGWVDTGSSFLPSDIIAAFLFAQLEHLDSIQKKRKELWNQYKNSLADIFNDLNISLPFIPDFASNNAHMFYIVCKSLVHRTELINKLKDNQILSVFHYLSLHKSEYYGNKHDGRELPNCDRYADCLVRLPMYYELEPNQISEISSLIINLNK; encoded by the coding sequence ATGATACCCTTCAACAAACCCTTCCTAACCGGAAAAGAAGCACACTATATATACGATGCAGTATATAGTGGTAAGATATCCGGTAATGGAAAATATACTCAAAAGTGCCACAAGTTCTTTGAAGAGCGTTATGATTTTAAGAAAGTACTACTCACAACTTCGTGTACAGATGCACTTGAGATGGCAGCACTTTTGCTTGATATTCAGCCCGGTGATGAAGTTATAGTACCCTCATATACATTCGTCAGCACAGCACTTGCCTTTGTTCGTCAAGGAGCAAAGATAGTTTTTGCGGATAGCAGAGCATACCATCCTGGTATTGATGAAGATAAAATTGAAGAACTAATTACTCCAAGGACAAAAGTAATTGTTCCTGTTCATTATGCAGGTATTGCTTGTGATATGGATAAGATTATGGCACTTGCTGATAAGTATAATATATTTGTAGTAGAAGATGCAGCGCAAGCTATTGATAGTTATTATAAAGGTCGCCCACTTGGTGGTATTGGTCATTTGTCTGCTTTCTCATTCCACGAAACGAAAAACATCATTTCAGGCGAAGGTGGAATGCTTGTCATAAATGATAATAGATTTGTGAAACGTGCTGAGATATTATGGGAAAAAGGTACAAACAGAGCTGAGTTCTTCAGGGGTGAGGTAAATAAATACGGCTGGGTTGATACAGGCTCTTCATTTTTACCTTCTGATATTATAGCAGCTTTTCTTTTTGCACAATTAGAGCATTTGGATAGCATCCAAAAGAAAAGAAAAGAATTGTGGAATCAATACAAAAATTCTCTTGCTGACATTTTTAATGATTTAAATATAAGTCTTCCTTTTATACCTGATTTTGCCAGTAATAATGCACACATGTTTTACATTGTTTGTAAATCTTTAGTCCATCGTACCGAATTAATTAATAAGCTTAAAGACAATCAAATATTATCAGTTTTCCATTATCTAAGTTTACACAAAAGTGAATACTATGGCAATAAACATGACGGAAGAGAGCTGCCAAACTGTGATAGATATGCTGATTGTTTGGTGAGATTGCCGATGTATTATGAGTTAGAACCAAACCAAATATCAGAAATAAGTTCATTAATTATTAACTTAAATAAGTAA
- a CDS encoding methyltransferase domain-containing protein, whose amino-acid sequence MDFIKKFWDNQAVLHGVNHHASWGDYYAIELEINNISNHLKDGIDVLDVGCSNGFGLLKQSDRFNFKSAFGIDYSESMIKEALNAKNMANKDSINFQVGDIRKIEFPDNSFDVVYTTRVLINLPNWEEQIIGINECLRVTKPGGKVLLSEAFWEPLVKLNTIRVVFGLESLVEHDFNRYLKKSKTNNFLLSKNLNYEIVDFSSIYYLGSRLIRELTTDISKYEGYSNPINKIFYEIENDFSGGDVGIQQCYVINK is encoded by the coding sequence ATGGATTTTATTAAAAAATTTTGGGATAATCAAGCTGTTTTACATGGTGTTAATCATCATGCATCTTGGGGTGATTATTATGCAATAGAACTTGAAATTAACAATATTTCAAATCACTTGAAAGATGGAATTGATGTTTTAGACGTTGGATGTTCTAATGGGTTTGGTCTTTTAAAGCAATCTGATAGATTCAATTTTAAAAGTGCTTTTGGTATTGACTATTCCGAAAGTATGATTAAAGAAGCCTTAAATGCTAAAAATATGGCAAATAAAGACTCAATTAATTTCCAAGTTGGTGATATACGTAAGATTGAATTTCCTGATAATAGCTTTGATGTTGTATATACAACGCGTGTTTTGATTAATTTACCTAATTGGGAAGAACAAATAATCGGTATTAATGAGTGCCTTAGAGTTACTAAACCTGGCGGTAAAGTTTTACTTTCTGAAGCATTTTGGGAACCTCTAGTAAAATTAAATACTATTAGAGTTGTTTTTGGTTTGGAAAGTCTTGTTGAACATGATTTTAATAGATATTTAAAGAAGTCAAAAACTAACAATTTCCTTCTATCAAAAAATCTTAATTATGAAATTGTTGATTTTTCTTCAATTTATTATTTGGGTAGTAGATTAATAAGAGAATTGACAACTGACATTTCAAAATACGAGGGATATTCAAATCCAATCAACAAAATATTTTATGAAATTGAAAATGATTTTTCTGGTGGTGATGTTGGTATTCAACAATGTTATGTTATAAATAAATGA